In the Uranotaenia lowii strain MFRU-FL chromosome 1, ASM2978415v1, whole genome shotgun sequence genome, gacttttggttgcttgggttacaACAGACATTAGATAAAATGCGACCAGTTCGTTTTCCCGAAATTTCTCCAAGGACGAAGAGCTTTATATACGGTTAGAATGAAAACGAAATTGGATGAGTATCGTATTTATAAAGGATTGGAAAATTAACAACATTAGTCGTcttgaaatttctcatttgTTACGAATCTTTTGCTGGAAAtaggattcaaaatccaaattttatatctaaTTCAGATTTTCCAATACACTCAGATTTCCGAACAGGAATTCATTTTAGAAGCTCGctcattttcaaaacaaaattaggaTCCAAAATTAAGTTTCAAGTCTCACGTAGAGTACCCGATAGGAAATTTGACAGATGAAAAATTTCGCCGTTCACATATTTAGGTGGGTGCCGATTTAGTCTGTCTACGAATCACCCTACTAAATCAATGACCCTATTTAGTATGTAGATTAATCGGGCTACGCTTGAATATAATAGGTGCCATACTAAATCGGCTGATGAGTAGGCTTACACAATTACGTATGATTTAGTAGCAAAATAAGTTGATCTACGTTATCGGGGAGGAGCGGTCAATTTAGTAGGTTTTCGTAGGACTCTATTTATTTGGCATACTTTAAGCCTATTTAGTATGGAATGGTCATAGCTGAATTAGTTTTTGACAACTGTTGTGTGAATGGAGTTTATCGATGGGAAAGCTTGGCCCACGACAGCACGGAAGGCCTCGTCGGTGCCCATCAGCGGTTCGTTGGAGTGGTGAGCGCGTTTCTATCGGTACCGTCATGACGACGTTCAACCTGACCAAGTTCTCGGACGTTTGCCGGATATGCCTGAAGCTGTAATAGAGGGTGTTCCTGACGATGGAAGCATCGTTTATGAATTCCGCCGTCCTCACCGTGGCCAGTTTCTAGATGCAGTGCTTGGATGGCAATTGCTTCTTTGCAGGACAGGTCGTTTCCAGATCGGCTAAGTTCAAAGATGTCGACATTCTCATAAGAAAAATCTTTACTGGATTCGCTCCAGTACAGTCCATACTGCTATTAAATATGGCTTCGCAGATTTAATTTACTAAATCATGTGACTAATAAACCTTTTTGGTCGGGTGGTAGgaaaacaatcgatttttgaggccaatcaattctgctatttagtcggattgagtTGGGTGGTTAATACTAAATAGCTCGTTTGATACCCCTATTAAATAGCCGAACGTCGAAAATCTAATCAACTTTATCGCCCTAGTGATCAGGCGATTAAGTCGATTCCTACACAATCATGCTACTCATCACCCTATTTGATAGGCCTACGTAATCGGTTTATGATTCGGCTGATGCCCAGCAAAAACTCCCATAAACGACGTTGCAACTATAGGCCGATTAGTATTGtgcgtttagataaaaattttataaacgtcGTTGGTGAACTGGCATCATGGCTGACCTTCGACGAAAACATATTGAGTCGTTTTATTTAAGCGTGCGCCacgaaattttctgttttcaatcaacgttgccacaaattcatttgaatcgtttgtgtaTCTCATTCTTGTCCGTAGAAGTGTAATGTATGTAGAGATACTCTGGTGGATACAGATTTATGTGTGGCAACGTTACATATAatacactgttatttttttaaacacaactgtcaaaagttcggaagtaagttcgggattggaagtccggacttccgaagtaagtGCTGACGCTATaacaaagggtgatacggtcaaaatttggtcaagggaaaacgcgagTAAATCAATGAAatcgtttgtttaaaaaatcaaattaaatttcttcttcatgtttaattagtataaaattcatgaaaaacattcagttaggcttccacttttcTAAATTCGGATTGCCGGgctttacgcttaacccctgccatcagattttgtacagccaccttctacaccttcttcgccgcagaaagccagtttgccttgaactgctgctcgtcctttgcagttgtttggtcttctttaggttccgcttgacaatagcccagtatttctcaattgggcgaagctctggcgtgttgggagggttcttgtccttgggaaccacctgcaagttgatggcggcgtaccactccatggcctttttaccgtaatggtaagatgccaaatccagccaaaacagtacggaactaccgtgttttttcaggaaaggcagcagacgtttattcaaacattatttcacgtaaatttcttggttgacagtcctggaagctatgaaaatgctgcttttcaagctacAGGTACaggtggcttgccaaaccagatatttcttcgcgaacattgacagtttcatgtgtttgaaaatatctgctacctttccccttctttttgccgtataaaactcctgtcccggaagctgcttgtagtcggctttgacgtaggtttcgtcgtccattaccacgcagtcaaacttcgtcagcatcgtcgtgtacagccccgggatcgcgctttggccgtcgtattttgtttatcatcgcgatttggagtcattaccttcttgtaagtcgatagtccggctcggtttttggctcgatgcacggttgtagacgatatacccagcttatttgcggcatcttggagagaggttagggtttcgcttgaaattaccggcaactctctttgtcgtctcagcggcttccggttttcgttttccccccgatccagacttcctggttgtcgacaaacgttccccaaacactttaattacatttgtagcggttgatttggcaacttgtagcgattttgccagcttttcgtgcgagtagctcggattttcgcgatgcgcgagcaaagttctgatacgctgctcttcttccttggacggcattttgacaattgaagagtgaattccaaaatcaaaataggagcaacattctacacacacacacacaccttcaaaatgaggggtgttcgggtttttaaatgcaaaattgaaagaaatacgtcaagttgatattgaccaaattttgaccgtatcaccaaaaatagtttatataaagattcccaactcttatgaaaaccgggagacaaaaaaaaataagcgccaccatcaaatatgacggcagaaatgcaactaaaaCACAGTGAACACTGTTAGCAGAAAAAACTCATGTAAAGCATTTTTAATCACACTGTCGGACACATGTACTCAATTGAGAGTTTTAAAGCACAGCAATAAAAAGTTCCATTAACAATAACTAATTTTTGCACTCAAAAATCTTTAGTGTCAGAAATGAGGGTGTGGATTATTTTATGCGCAGCGCACAAAATAAGACTGCACACTTTAGAACTTTGGATTGTGATATTTGTGCCATATTTCAAATCAGTACctatttaaatcagtttttttttttatttttctgtgttacatttgaattttgattagttTGAGCAATGATATGAAAGAGCAATTTAGGCAACAAGTTTGATTCAATAACCCACCCGTTGCATAAAACAATACGAGCGTAttgttttttaaccaaaactgaGGATCAAGGAAGAAATGtgcaaggtaaaaaaaaaaaaccctttttggaaaaaacgacGTTAAGCGTGCAAATGAGCGGTAAAACGTCACGGCAGTTTCCGCCAAACAGTCAAGTGTGGCTGATATCCCGCGAAAAGCTCCGGAGAAGAAAAAATTTCCCGGTCCCCGGTTTCAATCAACGTGTCGGGGTAGATATTCTCGAGCtaagccgattttttttttacgatcATGGCTGGAAAAACGAAGAAGGAGGTTTTGCAACGACCGGAGGTCACCGAGCGAAATCATGCCGACCAGGACGGCATCGTCGATCCGGAAAGCTGCATCAAGCATCCGCTGCAATTCCATTGGACGCTCTGGTATCAGGAACCGGATAAGGACAAATCGTGGGGAGGCAACCTGAACGAGGTGGCCACCGTCGGTGCCGTTGAGGACTTCTGGAAATTATGCAACCACATCAAGAGCCCGTCGGACCTGAAGACCGGGGGCGATTGTTCGCTGTTCAAGCAGGGCATCCGCCCCATGTGGGAAGACGAGAAGAATTTCCGCGGCGGCCGGTGGGTGATCAACGTGCCCCGGCAGCAGCACCACGAATTGGACAAATAGTGGCTGGATACGATATGGTGTCGAATTGGCGAGGTTTTCGATAATCCTGAAGAAATTTGCGGTGCCGTCGTGGATGTTCGCCCGAAGATGAATGAAATTGCGATTTGGACCACCACTGTCATGAACCGGGACGCGCCGATGCCGGAGAAAGCTGTAAGTCAATTTCTTGCCATATTCGAACCATAAATTATAAAGAGGTTGGGTAAATTTGTtgccagaaaattaaaaaacacgaTAAACtaaatcttatatttttttattattatgggCAACCGAAAGCCTAGTTTTTCACCATTAcaaatggcgcccaactaaaTCGAACCACTTTTGATTATTAGttcgacaaatttttgaaacttagcGTCTAGTTACAATTATCATTGTTATTAGTATTAGATAATTGATTATTATTGCGATTACTTAATTATTGCTCTTCTTGTTTATCATATCATTTTGCTGTATTATCATCagtattgttttgtttgttcaatACTGTATTTCATATTTAGCTGGTTTTAATCCGTTTCAAGATCATGAACATTCGGGCACAGATGTCAAGGGGGTTGCTAAGGAAACATCAAAaggaacgcgatctggaggcgcggtatAACCTCTATTCCGGGCCCTTGGCAATTAAGAGGATTAAATCCCTCTTTTCCTAAGACATCCGTTGCTTCTAGAAAAACCAGTAATTGTGTTTAGTCCTCACTGTAAGATcagagtcattttttttcaatgactaCAAGATTTTAATTGATTGTTTTGCTGCTTAGGAGGAAGTCTTAATAGTTTGGTTTCAGGAGTCGAAGGAATTTTTACCGGGTCTGCTGGTATAGATTGACATCATTTGCCAAGATATGTTGGCGTTGAGTTTCGtctttagttttagtttaatcTTTGCCATAATTCGTTGGCGTGAAGATATTTTTGCCAAGATTCGTTGGCTTTGAGTTTATTATGATGtgtttatgtattatgtatttatGTAGTAAGTTTTAGACACCTCTGCAGTAGGTGTTACGCTTCCGAGGTATGCTCGGAATGTAGTTGATCATTCTTTTTCCTTCGAACTCCTTGTGGCGtgcttatgaaattttcatggattgCTGTCACaatccatgaaaatttctaccaaagcagcaatgttgtgttacatttgaattttgattagttTGAGCAATGATATGAAAGAGCAATTTAGGCAACAAGTTTGATTCAATAACCCACCCGTTGCATAAAACAATACGAGCGTAttgttttttaaccaaaactgaGGATCAAGGAAGAAATGtgcaaggtaaaaaaaaaaaaaccctttttggaaaaaacgacGTTAAGCGTGCAAATGAGCGGTAAAACGTCACGGCAGTTTCCGCCAAACAGTCAAGTGTGGCTGATATCCCGCGAAAAGCTCCGGAGAAGAAAAAATTTCCCGGTCCCCGGTTTCAATCAACGTGTCGGGGTAGATATTCTCGAGCtaagccgattttttttttacgatcATGGCTGGAAAAACGAAGAAGGAGGTTTTGCAACGACCGGAGGTCACCGAGCGAAATCATGCCGACCAGGACGGCATCGTCGATCCGGAAAGCTGCATCAAGCATCCGCTGCAATTCCATTGGACGCTCTGGTATCAGGAACCGGATAAGGACAAATCGTGGGGAGGCAACCTGAACGAGGTGGCCACCGTCGGTGCCGTTGAGGACTTCTGGAAATTATGCAACCACATCAAGAGCCCGTCGGACCTGAAGACCGGGGGCGATTGTTCGCTGTTCAAGCAGGGCATCCGCCCCATGTGGGAAGACGAGAAGAATTTCCGCGGCGGCCGGTGGGTGATCAACGTGCCCCGGCAGCAGCACCACGAATTGGACAAATAGTGGCTGGATACGATATGGTGTCGAATTGGCGAGGTTTTCGATAATCCTGAAGAAATTTGCGGTGCCGTCGTGGATGTTCGCCCGAAGATGAATGAAATTGCGATTTGGACCACCACTGTCATGAACCGGGACGCGCCGATGCCGGAGAAAGCTGTAAGTCAATTTCTTGCCATATTCGAACCATAAATTATAAAGAGGTTGGGTAAATTTGTtgccagaaaattaaaaaacacgaTAAACtaaatcttatatttttttattattatgggCAACCGAAAGCCTAGTTTTTCACCATTACATCTGATCGCTAACCGCTTTTTGTGACAGCAAAAGATTGCACAAtatccaaatttccaaaaaaaatatcagcctGATTGTTTCACTTTGAAAAAGACTCAACATTTGCAAAactaataattaaataatattcttcaaaatttaacacgacACTTCAGGTAAAGTAAAAAGCCACAGTTTTAGAAGTTGATCCAGCTGTTTATATCATACAGCATTTTGAGTATTGGGTTTTTTCTAACTGATTTCCTTGCAGGCCATTTAGCTAAATTTAGTTCTATGTACAAATTTAACAGAGTAAATGAAGGTAGCGGTACAcctcaggtgaaaatgaaaaatcttctcTAGCCAGTAACtaaaaatagttgaaagatgaattttgaactggtCTCAGAG is a window encoding:
- the LOC129740338 gene encoding eukaryotic translation initiation factor 4E-like — translated: MAGKTKKEVLQRPEVTERNHADQDGIVDPESCIKHPLQFHWTLWYQEPDKDKSWGGNLNEVATVGAVEDFWKLCNHIKSPSDLKTGGDCSLFKQGIRPMWEDEKNFRGGRWVINVPRQQHHELDK